Proteins from one Argopecten irradians isolate NY chromosome 15, Ai_NY, whole genome shotgun sequence genomic window:
- the LOC138308715 gene encoding uncharacterized protein, with protein sequence MEVSCRAISDMFDQIKVTTDKHSKELQGLRHTVSTPCKADNKVRVLQKFLDMLQAKNDVLVNSVTELKWRSMKNNLVFSGLREEDGEDTEAVLREFLSVELGISRVELGNVHRFGKFIIGKHRHIVARFLYNRDRSNVLGNSRKLSGTTFYINEQFPTEIEEKRRELYPKLKELRREGHRVKLVRDKLIVDGHLYTEDVVTEDKPREAPNGRITVNEVTLLVLDQRTTLAEDIVVPLDLLIGLVITELKNVWIHDQWDRDLVNPESLPLLSAVDFLG encoded by the coding sequence ATGGAGGTTAGCTGTCGAGCAATCAGTGACATGTTTGATCAAATTAAAGTAACAACTGATAAACATTCCAAAGAATTACAAGGTCTGAGGCACACAGTATCCACACCTTGTAAAGCAGATAATAAGGTTCGGGTTCTGCAGAAGTTCCTTGATATGTTACAAGCCAAGAATGACGTTTTAGTCAATAGTGTAACAGAATTAAAGTGGCGTTCGATGAAGAACAATTTGGTGTTTAGTGGCTTGAGGGAGGAAGATGGAGAGGATACTGAGGCTGTGCTTAGGGAGTTTCTTAGCGTGGAACTAGGCATATCACGGGTGGAGCTGGGAAATGTCCATAGGTTTGGCAAATTCATCATAGGGAAACATCGACACATAGTGGCCAGGTTTTTGTATAATAGAGATAGGTCCAATGTACTGGGAAACTCGCGGAAACTTAGTGGTACCACCTTCTATATTAACGAGCAATTCCCAACAGAAATTGAGGAAAAGCGGAGGGAGTTGTATCCCAAACTCAAAGAACTACGGCGCGAAGGCCACCGAGTGAAACTAGTTCGAGATAAACTTATTGTAGACGGTCATCTATACACGGAGGATGTTGTAACGGAAGATAAACCTAGAGAAGCACCGAATGGACGTATAACTGTCAACGAAGTTACGCTACTGGTGCTAGACCAAAGGACGACACTAGCAGAAGATATAGTAGTGCCGTTAGATCTTTTGATAGGCCTCGTGATAACGGAACTCAAGAACGTGTGGATTCACGATCAGTGGGACAGGGATTTGGTAAATCCAGAGTCACTCCCCCTGCTAAGCGCGGTAGATTTCCTCGGGTAG